One Helianthus annuus cultivar XRQ/B chromosome 7, HanXRQr2.0-SUNRISE, whole genome shotgun sequence genomic region harbors:
- the LOC110866625 gene encoding uncharacterized protein LOC110866625 has translation MSSSRQFSHSPRKSKANSKKKMMTFMANHIARIVPKIVSEIQASSTPNHSGDSRVVQPKPVSFNYKHFTACNPKTFTGKDGVTAMLEWFDSIEVTFINSECPEELKVRSATGVFQARALDWWTNERNIRSNELAYALSWEELKQLMMEEFCPSHEQQKLEEEFWTLKQIGDENLAYTTRFKQLCFIVPHLVLTTDRTIRKYINGLPPTMHDTIEAAKLDNIEDVYRLAASLNNNRVRDKQIAAASKPTPSSKPAHQITHQPYNNRGKRRAYQPPVGNAVIPVVNPKPNLVNPEKKQYTGTNPKCTICHFHHPTTSPCRHCTSCNRYGHLAPYCRSNPMPPQNPKPANVVRACFKCGDPSHLRPQCPQLRQDLQQQPPHGRAFVINAKQARNDNEVVNGTFLINNLYASILFDTGADKCFVSVEFEPLLKCARSKLPKSFPVEIANGKSIRVDSVLRNCTLTLNDHAFSIDLIPMELGSFDIIVGMDWLRKNHAEIACFEKYVRLPLPSGDTLHVYGDRPSNVEEKGKGKCVSDVPVVCDFPDVFPEDLPGPPPPWSVDFRIDLVPGATPVA, from the exons ATGTCGTCATCTCGCCAGTTCTCTCACTCTCCCAGAAAATCCAAGGCTAATTCCAAAAAGAAAATGATGACGTTCATGGCAAATCATATTGCCAGAATCGTGCCAAAGATAGTGTCTGAGATTCAAGCCTCTAGCACTCCAAATCATTCTGGTGATTCTCGCGTAGTTCAGCCTAAACCCGTCTCATTCAACTACAAACACTTCACTGCCTGTAACCCCAAAACTTTCACTGGGAAGGATGGTGTGACAGCTATGTTGGAATGgtttgacagcatagaggtcacattcatAAATAGTGAATGCCCAGAGGAGCTCAAGGTTCGAAGTGCCACTGGTGTTTTCCAAGCCAgggcactagactggtggactaaCGAGAGAAACATTCGATCCAATGAGCTAGCCTACGCGTTGTCTTGGGAAGAACTCAAACAGCTTATGATGGAGGAATTCTGCCCTTCTCATGAGCAGCAGAAGTTAGAAGAAGAGTTCTGGACTCTCAAACAAATTGGAGATGAAAACCTTGCATACACTACCCGGTTCAAGCAGTTATGTTTTATCGTGCCTCATTTGGTGTTGACCACAGATCGCACCATTCGGAAGTATATTAATGGGTTGCCTCCTACGATGCATGATACCATCGAGGCGGCTAAGTTGGATAACATTGAGGATGTGTATCGCCTCGCGGCAAGTTTGAATAATAATCGAGTTCGTGATAAACAAATTGCAGCAGCATCTAAACCTACACCCTCCTCAAAACCCGCTCATCAAATCACCCACCAACCTTACAACAACAGGGGAAAGAGGCGTGCTTACCAACCCCCAGTTGGCAACGCTGTTATACCAGTTGTAAACCCAAAACCTAACCTAGTGAACCCAGAAAAGAAGCAATACACAGGAACAAACCCTAAGTGCACAATTTGCCACTTTCATCACCCAACCACGAGCCCATGTAGACACTGTACCTCCTGCAACCGATATGGGCATTTGGCACCATACTGTCGCAGCAACCCTATGCCACCCCAAAACCCAAAGCCAGCAAATGTTGTCagggcatgtttcaaatgtggggatcCATCTCACCTACGACCTCAGTGTCCTCAATTAAGGCAAGATTTACAGCAGCAGCCTCCACATGGCCGTGCATTCGTTATCAATGCTAAGCAAGCACGCAACGACAATGAAGTTGTGAACGGTACATTCCTCATTAATAATTTgtatgcttctattttatttgatactggtgcagaTAAATGTTTTGTATCTGTAGAATTTGAACCATTGTTAAAATGCGCACGCTCAAAACTACCTAAGTCATTCCCAGTCGAAATTGCCAATGGCAAGTCTATTCGTGTCGATTCTGTTCTTCGTAATTGTACTCTCACTTTGAATGATCATGCCTTTTCAATTGACCTCATACCCATGgagttgggtagtttcgatatcatagttggcatggattggcttcgaAAGAACCATGCTGAAATTGCCTGTTTCGAAAAATACGTTCGTTTGCCTCTTCCATCAGGCGATACCCTACATGTTTATGGGGATCGACCTTCCAATG tggaagaaaagggcaagggaaaatgCGTAAGCGATGTTCCAGTTGTGTGTGATTTCCCAGACGTTTTTCCTGAGGATTTACCTGGTCCTCCTCCTCCTTGGTCAgttgactttcgtatcgaccttgtGCCTGGTGCAACTCCTGTTGCATGA